A window of the Agrococcus jejuensis genome harbors these coding sequences:
- a CDS encoding YbjQ family protein yields MIIVTTNDLPGFRVLAVHGEVMGLTVRSRDAATNWVAGWRAIGGGEIPEFTQMLVESRMQVMGRMVEEAQRRGANAILAMRFDANEIASAWTEICAYGTAVTVEPIADGPGSTAQSQQLVAQPVPQLQPQPPAHGYGAPQMVPPVQGQVPWPPPGAPMPPR; encoded by the coding sequence ATGATCATCGTCACCACGAACGACCTCCCCGGCTTCCGCGTGCTCGCGGTGCACGGCGAGGTCATGGGCCTCACGGTGCGCAGCCGCGACGCCGCCACGAACTGGGTCGCCGGATGGCGTGCGATCGGCGGCGGCGAGATCCCCGAGTTCACGCAGATGCTCGTGGAGTCGCGCATGCAGGTCATGGGGCGCATGGTCGAGGAGGCGCAGCGCCGCGGCGCCAACGCCATCCTCGCGATGCGCTTCGACGCCAACGAGATCGCGAGCGCGTGGACCGAGATCTGCGCGTACGGCACGGCCGTGACGGTCGAGCCGATCGCCGACGGCCCCGGCTCGACGGCGCAGTCGCAGCAGCTCGTGGCGCAGCCCGTGCCGCAGCTGCAGCCGCAGCCGCCCGCGCACGGCTACGGCGCCCCGCAGATGGTGCCGCCCGTGCAGGGCCAGGTGCCGTGGCCGCCGCCCGGCGCGCCCATGCCGCCGCGCTGA
- a CDS encoding VOC family protein, which produces MPTIDGVHHVAITVRDLDASVAFYERLLGAPPVASLAGEGLLRRLFALPGGTNLGLTQHETRADGDFSPFRPGLDHLGLGVASRDDLEAWVEHLDAVGIAHDGIVDVEYGSALSLKDPDGVALELFVGA; this is translated from the coding sequence ATGCCGACGATCGACGGCGTCCACCACGTCGCCATCACGGTGCGGGATCTCGACGCGAGCGTCGCGTTCTACGAGCGCCTGCTCGGAGCACCACCCGTCGCCTCGCTCGCAGGCGAGGGGCTCCTCCGCCGGCTCTTCGCACTGCCGGGCGGCACGAACCTCGGGCTCACGCAGCATGAGACACGGGCCGACGGCGACTTCAGCCCGTTCCGACCGGGCCTCGATCACCTCGGCCTGGGCGTCGCGTCGCGCGACGACCTCGAGGCGTGGGTGGAGCACCTCGACGCCGTCGGCATCGCCCATGACGGCATCGTCGACGTGGAGTACGGGTCGGCGCTGAGCCTCAAGGATCCCGACGGCGTCGCGCTCGAGCTGTTCGTCGGAGCCTGA
- a CDS encoding DUF6458 family protein: MLGFGIFLLAAGAIVAFAVPGLAQVPGVDWMLIGYILMGAGLLVTIAGAVQMARRSGSRTVRSTSVDPGTGARVDRVERRDDVV; encoded by the coding sequence ATGCTCGGATTCGGGATCTTCCTGCTCGCCGCGGGCGCCATCGTCGCGTTCGCCGTGCCCGGCCTGGCGCAGGTGCCGGGCGTCGACTGGATGCTGATCGGCTACATCCTCATGGGTGCCGGACTGCTCGTCACGATCGCAGGCGCCGTGCAGATGGCGCGCCGCAGCGGCTCGCGCACCGTGCGCTCGACGAGCGTCGACCCCGGCACGGGTGCCAGGGTCGACCGCGTCGAGCGCCGCGACGACGTCGTCTGA
- a CDS encoding MFS transporter, with amino-acid sequence MAMSTIQTQTSRAGVREWIALAVLMLPVLLVAIDNTVLAFALPEIAGALEPTGAQQLWIVDVYPLVLAGLLVPMGVLGDRFGRRRLLLIGAVGFGVVSVLCAFAPTAELLIAGRALQGLFGATLMPSTMSLLRSLFVDRVQRRLAIAIWATGFSVGSAVGPAVGGLLLAHFWWGSIFLLAIPLLLPMLVLVPLLVRESRDPKAPKVDLVGIVLAMLTLTPLAAAVKHVATDGVDAVAIGLAALATASGVLFVRRMQRVEHPMLDLALLRDRAFSTGVLVNLLSVVALVGFLFFLTQHLQLVVGMSTLEAALVLLPGTAAMIVAGLGSVRLVRRIRQEVVMVGALVASTIAYVTVAVLGADISVAAIAAAFALLGAGIGAAETLSNDLVLASAPVDKAGAAAGVSETAYELGAVLGTAVLGGILTSVYQSTLVVPSGIAADDAARAGETLSGALHVSDAVGGEAGLALAEAARHAFDAGVVWTAGAGAVLIASAAVLTWWRLVRGRSGGPTTAAVAIAAAER; translated from the coding sequence ATGGCCATGTCCACGATCCAGACCCAGACCTCGCGTGCCGGTGTGCGTGAGTGGATCGCGCTCGCCGTGCTCATGCTGCCCGTGCTCCTCGTCGCGATCGACAACACCGTGCTCGCCTTCGCCCTGCCCGAGATCGCCGGAGCGCTCGAGCCCACCGGCGCGCAGCAGCTCTGGATCGTCGACGTCTACCCGCTCGTGCTCGCGGGCCTGCTCGTGCCCATGGGCGTGCTCGGCGACCGCTTCGGCCGGCGCCGCCTCCTGCTCATCGGCGCCGTCGGCTTCGGCGTCGTCTCGGTGCTGTGCGCCTTCGCGCCCACCGCCGAGCTGCTCATCGCCGGCCGCGCCCTGCAGGGCCTCTTCGGTGCGACGCTCATGCCGTCGACGATGTCGCTGCTGCGCAGCCTGTTCGTCGACCGCGTGCAGCGCCGCCTCGCCATCGCCATCTGGGCGACGGGCTTCTCGGTCGGCTCGGCGGTCGGCCCCGCCGTCGGCGGCCTGCTGCTCGCCCACTTCTGGTGGGGCAGCATCTTCCTGCTCGCGATCCCGCTGCTGCTGCCGATGCTCGTGCTCGTGCCGCTGCTCGTGCGCGAGAGCCGCGACCCGAAGGCGCCGAAGGTCGACCTCGTCGGCATCGTGCTCGCGATGCTCACGCTCACGCCGCTCGCCGCGGCCGTGAAGCACGTCGCGACCGACGGCGTCGATGCCGTCGCGATCGGCCTCGCGGCCCTCGCCACCGCATCCGGCGTGCTGTTCGTGCGCCGCATGCAGCGCGTCGAGCACCCGATGCTCGACCTCGCGCTGCTGCGCGACCGCGCGTTCTCGACCGGCGTGCTCGTGAACCTGCTGTCGGTCGTCGCGCTCGTCGGCTTCCTGTTCTTCCTCACGCAGCACCTGCAGCTCGTCGTCGGCATGTCGACGCTCGAGGCGGCGCTCGTGCTGCTGCCGGGCACCGCCGCGATGATCGTCGCGGGCCTCGGCTCGGTGCGGCTCGTGCGTCGCATCCGTCAGGAGGTCGTCATGGTGGGCGCGCTCGTCGCGTCGACCATCGCGTACGTGACGGTGGCGGTGCTCGGCGCCGACATCTCGGTCGCGGCCATCGCGGCGGCCTTCGCGCTGCTCGGCGCCGGCATCGGCGCTGCCGAGACGCTGTCGAACGACCTCGTGCTCGCGAGCGCACCCGTCGACAAGGCCGGTGCCGCGGCGGGCGTCTCCGAGACGGCCTACGAGCTCGGCGCCGTGCTCGGCACCGCCGTGCTCGGCGGCATCCTCACGTCCGTCTACCAGTCGACGCTCGTCGTGCCGAGCGGCATCGCCGCCGACGACGCCGCGCGAGCGGGGGAGACCCTCAGCGGCGCGCTGCACGTGTCGGATGCCGTGGGCGGCGAGGCGGGACTCGCGCTCGCCGAGGCCGCGCGCCACGCGTTCGACGCCGGCGTCGTGTGGACCGCGGGCGCCGGTGCCGTGCTCATCGCATCCGCCGCCGTGCTCACGTGGTGGCGCCTCGTGCGCGGGCGCAGCGGCGGGCCGACGACGGCCGCCGTCGCGATCGCCGCGGCCGAGCGCTGA
- a CDS encoding alpha/beta fold hydrolase — protein MTSTQTDQHSSENDQARIVLVPGFWLGAWAWDDVAERLRAAGHEVVALTLPGLEPGSDPSTVTVESHVQAILDAVGEGPAALVSHSGSAFAATAAIDRAPDAVRHVVWVDTCPVVDGAAMDASLEGPGLAIDAVWDDELEGGSMRDLTDEQLATFRERAVLEPAAIVRDPVALHDDRRLDVPQTLVATAFTGDEYRAYAEQGVPFLRGLGEQRALTIVDLPTGHWPMWSKPAELAALIAERA, from the coding sequence ATGACCTCCACGCAGACGGATCAGCACTCCTCGGAGAACGACCAGGCTCGCATCGTGCTCGTCCCGGGCTTCTGGCTCGGGGCATGGGCGTGGGACGACGTCGCCGAGCGGCTGCGCGCCGCGGGGCACGAGGTCGTCGCGCTCACCCTGCCGGGGCTCGAGCCCGGCAGCGACCCTTCGACGGTCACGGTCGAGAGCCACGTGCAGGCGATCCTCGACGCCGTCGGCGAGGGTCCGGCCGCGCTCGTGTCGCACTCGGGGTCGGCGTTCGCGGCGACGGCCGCGATCGATCGTGCACCGGATGCCGTGCGCCACGTCGTGTGGGTCGACACGTGCCCCGTCGTCGACGGCGCGGCGATGGATGCGAGCCTCGAGGGCCCTGGCCTCGCGATCGACGCGGTGTGGGACGACGAGCTCGAGGGCGGCTCGATGCGCGACCTCACCGACGAGCAGCTCGCCACCTTCCGCGAGCGCGCGGTGCTCGAGCCGGCCGCGATCGTGCGCGACCCCGTCGCCCTGCACGACGACCGCCGACTCGACGTGCCGCAGACGCTCGTCGCGACGGCGTTCACGGGAGACGAGTACCGCGCGTACGCCGAGCAGGGCGTGCCCTTCCTGCGCGGCCTCGGCGAGCAGCGCGCGCTGACGATCGTCGACCTGCCGACGGGCCACTGGCCCATGTGGTCGAAGCCGGCCGAGCTCGCGGCGCTCATCGCCGAGCGCGCCTGA
- a CDS encoding branched-chain amino acid aminotransferase gives MALQFTTTASTSAKSEAERAAVLAAPGFGKHFTDHMAVIDWTVEDGWHDARIQPYGPFSVDPASAVLHYGQEIFEGLKAYRREDGSVWTFRPDQNAARMQRSAQRLALPQLPTEDFVESLRQLVGIDEAWVPTGGEDSLYLRPFMIANEVFLGVRAAQTVLYSVIASPAGPYFPAGVKPVSIWLSREYARAGKGGTGAAKCGGNYAASLLPTQEAFANGCAQVLFLDESGDANLEELGGMNVVLVKADGTLVTPKSESILDGITRNSLLEMARDLGHAVEHRTVTLAEWRDGVASGEIVEAFACGTAAVITPIGAIKAKDAADAFGDADAPAGPVTLALRAALTDLQYGRADDPHGWMTQLTEAR, from the coding sequence ATGGCCCTGCAGTTCACGACCACCGCATCCACGAGCGCGAAGTCGGAGGCCGAGCGCGCCGCCGTGCTCGCCGCCCCCGGATTCGGCAAGCACTTCACCGACCACATGGCCGTCATCGACTGGACGGTCGAGGACGGCTGGCACGACGCGCGCATCCAGCCGTACGGCCCGTTCTCGGTCGACCCCGCCTCCGCGGTGCTGCACTACGGCCAGGAGATCTTCGAGGGCCTCAAGGCGTACCGCCGCGAGGACGGCTCGGTGTGGACGTTCCGCCCCGACCAGAACGCGGCCCGCATGCAGCGCTCGGCGCAGCGTCTCGCGCTGCCGCAGCTGCCGACCGAGGACTTCGTCGAGTCGCTGCGCCAGCTCGTCGGCATCGACGAGGCGTGGGTGCCGACGGGCGGCGAGGACTCGCTGTACCTGCGGCCGTTCATGATCGCCAACGAGGTCTTCCTCGGCGTGCGCGCGGCGCAGACGGTGCTGTACTCGGTCATCGCGAGCCCCGCGGGCCCGTACTTCCCGGCCGGCGTGAAGCCCGTGTCGATCTGGCTCTCGCGCGAGTACGCGCGTGCAGGCAAGGGCGGCACCGGCGCGGCGAAGTGCGGCGGCAACTACGCCGCGAGCCTGCTGCCGACGCAGGAGGCGTTCGCGAACGGATGCGCGCAGGTGCTCTTCCTCGACGAGTCGGGCGACGCGAACCTCGAGGAGCTCGGCGGCATGAACGTCGTGCTCGTGAAGGCAGACGGCACGCTCGTGACGCCGAAGTCGGAGTCGATCCTCGATGGCATCACCCGCAACTCGCTGCTCGAGATGGCGCGCGACCTCGGCCACGCCGTCGAGCACCGCACCGTGACGCTCGCCGAGTGGCGCGACGGCGTGGCTTCCGGCGAGATCGTCGAGGCGTTCGCGTGCGGCACCGCCGCCGTCATCACGCCCATCGGCGCCATCAAGGCGAAGGACGCGGCGGATGCGTTCGGCGACGCCGACGCGCCTGCGGGCCCCGTGACGCTGGCGCTGCGTGCGGCGCTCACCGACCTGCAGTACGGCCGTGCCGACGACCCGCACGGCTGGATGACGCAGCTCACCGAGGCGCGCTGA
- a CDS encoding 3-isopropylmalate dehydrogenase: MEQLQLAVIGGDGIGPEVTGEARKVLRAALAGAVDLVETEFALGAAHYLETGEILPEDTMAEIATHDAILLGAVGGDPTDPRLAGGIIERGLLLKLRFAFDHYVNLRPTVVHPAVESPLREPGDVDFVVVREGTEGPYVGNGGSIRVGTPHEIANETSVNTAYGVERVVRFAFELAETRSKRVTLVHKTNVLVNAGGLWRRITDAVAADHPDVSVDYLHVDAATIFLVDRPSRFDVIVTDNLFGDILTDLAGAIAGGIGLAASGNINPDGTFPSMFEPVHGSAPDIAGTGTADPTAAILSAALLAEHQGYADAARRIRDAVDQDVASRPASTTTSATGDRIAALVAAA; the protein is encoded by the coding sequence GTGGAGCAGCTGCAGCTCGCCGTCATCGGCGGGGATGGCATCGGACCCGAGGTCACGGGCGAGGCGAGGAAGGTGCTGCGCGCTGCGCTCGCAGGCGCCGTCGACCTCGTCGAGACGGAGTTCGCGCTCGGCGCGGCCCACTACCTCGAGACCGGCGAGATCCTCCCCGAGGACACCATGGCCGAGATCGCGACGCACGATGCGATCCTGCTGGGTGCCGTCGGCGGCGATCCCACGGATCCGCGCCTCGCGGGCGGCATCATCGAGCGCGGGCTGCTGCTGAAGCTGCGCTTCGCGTTCGACCACTACGTCAACCTGCGCCCCACGGTCGTGCACCCCGCGGTCGAGAGCCCGCTGCGCGAGCCCGGCGACGTCGACTTCGTCGTCGTGCGCGAGGGCACCGAGGGCCCGTACGTGGGCAACGGCGGCTCGATCCGCGTCGGCACGCCCCACGAGATCGCGAACGAGACGAGCGTCAACACCGCCTACGGCGTCGAGCGCGTCGTGCGCTTCGCGTTCGAGCTCGCCGAGACCCGTTCCAAGCGCGTCACGCTGGTGCACAAGACCAACGTGCTCGTGAACGCCGGAGGCCTGTGGCGTCGCATCACCGACGCCGTGGCCGCCGACCACCCCGACGTGTCCGTCGACTACCTGCACGTCGACGCCGCGACGATCTTCCTCGTCGACCGGCCGAGTCGCTTCGACGTCATCGTCACCGACAACCTGTTCGGCGACATCCTCACCGACCTCGCCGGCGCGATCGCCGGCGGCATCGGGCTCGCAGCCTCGGGGAACATCAACCCCGACGGCACCTTCCCGAGCATGTTCGAGCCCGTGCACGGCTCCGCGCCCGACATCGCGGGCACCGGCACGGCCGATCCCACCGCGGCGATCCTGTCGGCCGCCCTGCTCGCAGAGCACCAGGGCTACGCCGACGCCGCGAGGCGCATCCGCGACGCCGTCGATCAGGACGTCGCGAGCCGCCCGGCATCCACCACCACCTCCGCGACCGGCGATCGCATCGCCGCACTCGTCGCAGCAGCGTAA
- a CDS encoding DoxX family protein, translating into MDAFEVVQWVLRIVLAVVFVAMGALHFVPKVARGMGAMIPPGIKGTGIRSARSLVIISGIAEILGGIGLLAPWMPVRFAAGIGLIALLIAVFPANAYAARHPDRFGPMAVPLVPRAIGQVVLAALVLVAAI; encoded by the coding sequence ATGGATGCCTTCGAAGTCGTGCAGTGGGTGCTGCGGATCGTGCTCGCCGTCGTCTTCGTCGCCATGGGCGCGCTGCACTTCGTGCCGAAGGTCGCTCGCGGCATGGGCGCGATGATCCCGCCGGGCATCAAGGGCACCGGCATCCGCTCGGCGCGCTCGCTCGTCATCATCTCGGGCATCGCCGAGATCCTCGGCGGCATCGGCCTGCTCGCGCCGTGGATGCCCGTGCGCTTCGCCGCCGGCATCGGCCTCATCGCCCTGCTCATCGCGGTCTTCCCGGCCAACGCCTACGCCGCGCGTCACCCCGACCGCTTCGGCCCGATGGCCGTGCCGCTCGTGCCGCGCGCGATCGGGCAGGTCGTGCTCGCGGCGCTCGTGCTGGTCGCCGCCATCTGA
- a CDS encoding TetR/AcrR family transcriptional regulator, with translation MPERPTAREAILDAFVEVVVEQGERAATLQAVAEHAGVSKGGLLYHFGSREALVEGLAERLDALGAEDAEALRGEADPVARFIRGSIVRETAIDRAFVAAFRLIQSEQHPSLREALQRVDDGYRGVIADAIGDDLAPVVALMSDGIYLRSGLDPAWAPSDDDVERIVAAVDDIVRRARD, from the coding sequence ATGCCCGAGCGACCCACCGCCCGCGAAGCGATCCTCGACGCCTTCGTGGAGGTGGTCGTCGAGCAGGGCGAGCGCGCCGCGACGCTGCAGGCCGTCGCCGAGCACGCCGGCGTCTCGAAGGGCGGCCTGCTGTACCACTTCGGCTCGCGCGAGGCCCTCGTCGAGGGGCTCGCGGAGCGCCTGGATGCGCTGGGCGCCGAGGATGCGGAGGCGCTGCGCGGCGAGGCGGATCCCGTCGCCCGGTTCATCCGCGGCTCGATCGTGCGCGAGACGGCGATCGACCGCGCGTTCGTCGCGGCGTTCCGCCTCATCCAGTCGGAGCAGCACCCGTCGCTGCGCGAGGCGCTGCAGCGCGTCGACGACGGCTACCGCGGCGTCATCGCCGACGCGATCGGCGACGACCTCGCCCCGGTCGTCGCGCTCATGAGCGACGGCATCTACCTGCGGTCGGGCCTCGACCCCGCATGGGCGCCGAGCGACGACGACGTCGAGCGCATCGTCGCGGCCGTCGACGACATCGTGCGCCGCGCCCGCGACTGA
- the serA gene encoding phosphoglycerate dehydrogenase, whose amino-acid sequence MSKPVVLIAETLSSATIDALGPDFEVRHVDGTDRPALLSALADANALLVRSATQVDAEALAAAPHLQVVARAGVGLDNVDVPASTKAGVMVVNAPTSNIISAAELAIAHILGLARHLPEAHASLKAGEWKRSQFTGVELYEKTIGIVGLGRIGVLVAERLAGFGVKLVAFDPYVSPARAAQLGVELRTLDELMAESDFITIHIPRTPETTGLIAAPQLALAKPTLRIVNASRGGIVDEAALADALREGRIAGAGLDVFVSEPPKDDALTSLPTIQVTPHLGASTDEAQEKAGVAVAKSVRLALAGDLVPDAVNVAGGIIDPYVRPGIGLAEQLGQFAAGLAAGPVESVDVEVHGDLAQYDVKVLRLGALKGFFSRIVSEQGVTFVNAPVIAQERGVTSELTVDERSDEYRNTVSVVAATSDGQRVSVTGTLTGPKQVAKIVAINGHDVEVPFASHHVVMTYEDRPGIVAIYGRALGEADINIAGMQIARTNAGGKALSILTIDQAAPEALLAEIGEAIQADSIREIDIVEL is encoded by the coding sequence GTGTCCAAGCCCGTCGTCCTGATCGCCGAGACGCTCTCGAGCGCCACCATCGACGCCCTCGGCCCCGACTTCGAGGTCCGTCACGTCGACGGCACCGATCGTCCCGCGCTGCTGTCGGCGCTCGCCGACGCGAACGCGCTGCTCGTGCGCTCGGCGACGCAGGTGGATGCGGAGGCCCTCGCGGCCGCGCCGCACCTGCAGGTCGTCGCCCGTGCCGGCGTCGGCCTCGACAACGTCGACGTGCCCGCCTCGACGAAGGCCGGCGTCATGGTCGTGAACGCGCCGACGTCGAACATCATCTCGGCTGCCGAGCTCGCGATCGCGCACATCCTCGGCCTCGCCCGCCACCTGCCCGAGGCGCACGCCTCGCTGAAGGCGGGGGAGTGGAAGCGCAGCCAGTTCACCGGCGTCGAGCTGTACGAGAAGACCATCGGCATCGTCGGCCTCGGCCGCATCGGCGTGCTCGTCGCCGAGCGCCTCGCCGGGTTCGGCGTCAAGCTCGTCGCCTTCGACCCCTACGTGAGCCCCGCGCGCGCCGCGCAGCTGGGCGTCGAGCTGCGCACGCTCGACGAGCTCATGGCCGAGTCGGACTTCATCACGATCCACATCCCGCGCACGCCCGAGACGACGGGCCTCATCGCCGCGCCGCAGCTCGCGCTCGCCAAGCCCACGCTGCGCATCGTCAACGCGAGCCGCGGCGGCATCGTCGACGAGGCTGCGCTCGCGGATGCGCTGCGCGAGGGCCGCATCGCCGGCGCCGGCCTCGACGTGTTCGTCTCGGAGCCGCCGAAGGACGACGCGCTCACGTCGCTCCCGACCATCCAGGTCACGCCCCACCTCGGCGCCTCGACCGACGAGGCGCAGGAGAAGGCGGGCGTCGCCGTGGCGAAGTCGGTGCGCCTCGCGCTCGCCGGCGACCTCGTGCCCGACGCCGTCAACGTCGCCGGCGGCATCATCGACCCGTACGTGCGCCCGGGCATCGGCCTCGCCGAGCAGCTCGGCCAGTTCGCGGCGGGCCTCGCGGCCGGCCCCGTGGAGTCGGTCGACGTCGAGGTGCACGGCGACCTCGCCCAGTACGACGTGAAGGTGCTGCGCCTCGGCGCGCTCAAGGGCTTCTTCTCGCGCATCGTCAGCGAGCAGGGCGTCACGTTCGTCAACGCGCCCGTCATCGCGCAGGAGCGTGGCGTGACGAGCGAGCTCACGGTCGACGAGCGCAGCGACGAGTACCGCAACACGGTCTCGGTCGTCGCTGCGACGAGCGACGGCCAGCGCGTCTCGGTCACGGGCACGCTCACGGGCCCGAAGCAGGTCGCGAAGATCGTCGCGATCAACGGCCACGACGTCGAGGTGCCGTTCGCGTCGCACCACGTCGTCATGACGTACGAGGACCGTCCCGGCATCGTCGCGATCTACGGTCGCGCGCTCGGCGAGGCCGACATCAACATCGCCGGCATGCAGATCGCGCGCACGAACGCGGGCGGCAAGGCGCTGTCGATCCTCACGATCGACCAGGCCGCGCCCGAGGCGCTGCTCGCGGAGATCGGCGAGGCCATCCAGGCCGACTCGATCCGCGAGATCGACATCGTCGAGCTCTGA
- a CDS encoding fumarylacetoacetate hydrolase family protein — MRIVRASHDGRIVFGVVDETDVVVLAGDPLFAGFDTTGERIPLSQVQLLAPVIPRSKVVGIGRNYAAHAAELGNDVPESPLVFLKPNTSVIGPGDPIVLPPESTNVHFEGELALVVGRVSRRVAKADALDHVFGWTIANDVTARDLQQSDGQWWRAKGFDTFCPLGPGIETDLDVADVLVETRLDGETKQSGSTKDLIFDIPTLVEHVTAAMTLLPGDVILTGTPAGVGPMVAGQTVEVSIAGLGTLRNPVVQG, encoded by the coding sequence ATGCGGATCGTCCGCGCGTCGCACGACGGCCGCATCGTGTTCGGCGTCGTCGACGAGACCGACGTCGTCGTGCTCGCCGGCGACCCGCTCTTCGCTGGGTTCGACACGACGGGGGAGCGCATCCCGCTCTCGCAGGTGCAGCTGCTCGCACCCGTGATCCCGCGCTCGAAGGTCGTCGGCATCGGCCGCAACTACGCGGCGCACGCCGCCGAGCTCGGCAACGACGTGCCCGAGTCGCCGCTCGTGTTCCTGAAGCCGAACACGTCGGTGATCGGCCCGGGCGACCCGATCGTGCTGCCGCCGGAGTCGACGAACGTGCACTTCGAGGGCGAGCTCGCGCTCGTCGTCGGCCGCGTCTCGCGACGCGTCGCGAAGGCGGATGCGCTCGACCACGTGTTCGGCTGGACGATCGCGAACGACGTGACGGCGCGCGACCTGCAGCAGTCCGACGGCCAGTGGTGGCGGGCGAAGGGGTTCGACACGTTCTGCCCGCTCGGCCCGGGCATCGAGACCGACCTCGACGTCGCGGACGTGCTCGTGGAGACGCGGCTCGACGGCGAGACCAAGCAGTCGGGCTCGACGAAGGACCTCATCTTCGACATCCCGACGCTCGTCGAGCACGTCACGGCGGCCATGACGCTGCTGCCGGGCGACGTCATCCTCACGGGCACGCCCGCGGGCGTCGGCCCCATGGTGGCCGGCCAGACCGTCGAGGTGTCGATCGCCGGACTCGGCACGCTGCGCAACCCCGTCGTGCAGGGCTGA
- a CDS encoding malic enzyme-like NAD(P)-binding protein: MTMDLHEAALAYHQHPRPGKISVELTKPTEDARDLALAYSPGVAAPVREIAKDPENAYRYTGKGNLVGVITDGTAILGLGDLGPLASKPVMEGKGVLFRRFAGIDVFDIEVDARDQDAFIETVASIAPTFGGINLEDIAAPACFEIERILSERCDIPVFHDDQHGTAIIAAAALLNALELTDRAIADARVVCVGAGAAGISTLRLLTALGVRAQNLLLVDSRGVVHADRTDLNAYKAEFAHAGPERTLADALAGADVSIGVSGPGILTPELLRSMAPAPIVFGLANPDPEIDPSLAHATRADVIMATGRSDHPNQVNNVLGFPFIFRGALDVRAARVNEEMKLAAVHAIAALAKEPVPAEVRAAYGGVELAFGPDCIIPKPLDPRLLGVVSAAVARAAVDSGVARRPYPSHYPLTSLEDIVYH, encoded by the coding sequence TGACGAAGCCGACCGAGGACGCCCGCGACCTCGCACTCGCCTACAGCCCCGGCGTCGCGGCGCCCGTGCGCGAGATCGCGAAGGATCCCGAGAACGCATACCGGTACACCGGCAAGGGCAACCTCGTCGGCGTGATCACCGACGGCACCGCCATCCTCGGCCTCGGCGATCTCGGTCCGCTCGCGAGCAAGCCCGTCATGGAGGGCAAGGGCGTGCTGTTCCGCAGGTTCGCGGGCATCGACGTCTTCGACATCGAGGTCGACGCGCGCGATCAGGACGCGTTCATCGAGACGGTCGCGAGCATCGCGCCGACGTTCGGTGGCATCAACCTCGAGGACATCGCCGCCCCCGCGTGCTTCGAGATCGAGCGCATCCTCAGCGAGCGCTGCGACATCCCCGTGTTCCACGACGACCAGCACGGCACGGCGATCATCGCTGCCGCGGCGCTGCTGAACGCGCTCGAGCTGACGGACCGTGCGATCGCCGACGCTCGCGTCGTCTGCGTCGGCGCCGGGGCCGCCGGCATCTCGACGCTGCGCCTGCTCACGGCGCTCGGCGTGCGCGCCCAGAACCTGCTGCTCGTCGACTCCCGCGGCGTCGTGCACGCGGATCGCACCGATCTCAACGCGTACAAGGCCGAGTTCGCGCATGCGGGCCCCGAGCGCACGCTCGCGGATGCGCTCGCCGGTGCCGACGTCTCCATCGGCGTCTCGGGCCCCGGCATCCTCACGCCCGAGCTGCTGCGCTCCATGGCGCCGGCCCCGATCGTGTTCGGGCTCGCGAACCCCGACCCCGAGATCGACCCGAGCCTCGCGCACGCGACGCGTGCCGACGTGATCATGGCGACGGGGCGCAGCGATCACCCCAACCAGGTCAACAACGTGCTCGGCTTCCCGTTCATCTTCCGCGGCGCCCTCGACGTGCGCGCCGCCCGCGTGAACGAGGAGATGAAGCTCGCGGCCGTGCATGCGATCGCGGCGCTCGCGAAGGAGCCCGTGCCCGCCGAGGTGCGCGCCGCGTACGGCGGCGTCGAGCTCGCGTTCGGCCCCGACTGCATCATCCCCAAGCCGCTCGACCCGCGCCTGCTGGGCGTCGTGTCGGCCGCGGTCGCACGGGCTGCGGTCGACTCGGGCGTGGCCAGGCGTCCGTATCCGAGCCACTACCCGCTGACGTCGTTGGAGGACATCGTCTACCACTGA